A window from Rhea pennata isolate bPtePen1 chromosome 1, bPtePen1.pri, whole genome shotgun sequence encodes these proteins:
- the RPL3 gene encoding large ribosomal subunit protein uL3, whose amino-acid sequence MSHRKFSAPRHGSLGFLPRKRSSRHRGKVKSFPKDDPSKPVHLTAFLGYKAGMTHIVREVDRPGSKVNKKEVVEAVTIVETPPMVIVGVVGYVQTPRGLRSFKTIFAEHISDECKRRFYKNWHKSKKKAFTKYCKKWQDEEGKKQLEKDFNSMKKYCQVIRVMAHTQMRLLPLRQKKSHLMEIQVNGGTVAEKVDWAREKLEQQVPVSTVFGQDEMIDVIGVTKGKGYKGVTSRWHTKKLPRKTHRGLRKVACIGAWHPARVAFSVARAGQKGYHHRTEINKKIYKIGQGYQIKDGKLIKNNASTDYDLSDKSINPLGGFVHYGEVTNDFIMLKGCVVGTKKRVLTLRKSLLVQTKRRALEKIDLKFIDTTSKFGHGRFQTAEEKKAFMGPLKKDRIAKEETA is encoded by the exons ATG tCTCACCGCAAGTTCTCAGCTCCCAGGCATGGGTCTCTGGGCTTCCTGCCCCGCAAGCGCAGTAGTAGGCACAGAGGCAAAGTGAAGAGCTTTCCTAAGGATGACCCCAGCAAGCCTGTCCATCTCACTGCCTTCTTGGGGTACAAAGCTGGCATGACCCATATTGTCCGTGAAGTTGACAGACCTGGATCTA AGGTGAACAAGAAAGAAGTGGTAGAGGCAGTCACTATAGTAGAGACTCCTCCCATGGTCATTGTAGGCGTTGTGGGCTATGTGCAGACTCCACGTGGTCTCCGCAGCTTCAAGACCATCTTTGCTGAGCACATCAGTGATGAGTGTAAGCGCCGCTTCTACAAGAACTG GCACAAGTCCAAGAAGAAGGCCTTCACCAAATACTGCAAGAAATGGCAAGATGAGGAGGGCAAaaagcagctggagaaagaTTTCAATAGCATGAAGAAATACTGCCAGGTTATTAGAGTCATGGCTCACACTCAG ATGCGTTTGCTCCCCCTGAGACAGAAGAAGTCTCACTTGATGGAGATCCAGGTGAATGGTGGCACTGTTGCTGAGAAAGTGGATTGGGCCCGGGAGAAGCTGGAACAGCAGGTGCCTGTGTCGACTGTCTTTGGACAGGATGAGATGATAGATGTCATTGGAGTCACCAAGGGCAAGGGATACAAAG GTGTTACCAGCCGTTGGCACACCAAAAAGCTGCCCCGCAAGACTCACAGGGGCCTGCGCAAAGTTGCCTGTATTGGTGCATGGCATCCTGCTCGTGTGGCTTTCTCTGTGGCTCGAGCTGGTCAGAAGGGGTATCACCATCGAACTGAAATCAATAAGAAG aTCTACAAGATTGGCCAGGGTTACCAAATCAAGGATGGAAAGCTGATCAAAAACAACGCATCAACTGATTATGACTTGTCTGACAAGAGCATTAACCCTCTG GGAGGCTTTGTCCACTACGGTGAGGTGACCAATGACTTCATCATGTTGAAAGGCTGTGTTGTCGGGACCAAGAAGAGAGTCCTAACCTTGCGCAAG TCCCTGCTTGTGCAGACCAAACGTCGGGCCCTGGAGAAGATTGACTTGAAGTTCATTGACACAACCTCCAAATTTGGCCATGGCCGCTTCCAGACAGCTGAAGAGAAGAAGGCTTTCATG ggACCACTCAAGAAAGATCGTATTGCAAAAGAGGAGACAGCTTAA